In a single window of the Plasmodium cynomolgi strain B DNA, chromosome 6, whole genome shotgun sequence genome:
- a CDS encoding ATPase (putative), with amino-acid sequence MKKKVDGRIKALVENNVALGQRSMFLVIGDQGKNVVVNFYFLLNRLASRTHNILWCYKKKLDFSTSKKKRFKEMKKKIKKGTFDTTIDNNFDTFLKSAYIRFCFYNETKKVLGKTYSMCVLQDFSYITPNILCRCIETVIGGGIILFLLNKLDDVKNIYNLTLNCHKKYTQSGISTIHNNYITRFFLSLNQCRNAMFIDDEMNILPLNENHLEVKKVVVGESQQGDVSVSTFRVATLGGHLCPDKEELRERLAELEAICEENEKRAEERRRFLYSARVCAAGEEDSKEVGREAGREAAKQTGREAAKQTGREAAKQIGREAAKQIGREAAKQTGREDGREPAKQIANSGTEADANPYSFLDRPIMNLLRICLSIDQLEVLLNMCKLLRNDDEKKRQLKEVLISLLANRGRGKSATLGLLIALSIYFNYTNLILCSGNKDGMQTIYDFIDQGLHLLGYKEFTHYERVYNQSKLKEIIFFKDIHNLSNIKQRIRYFDILEDEMINSELMIIDEAACIPIDILKGKIKGEITILSTTLNGYEGTGKTFIFKLLKQLKKKFVTQLTYQEFKQMKRLYFERAFIDVSLDTPIRYSYNDQVEAWLNNFLCLNCNEPFKLRNSLCSPTNCQLYFVNKNIFKHFSKTSENLLRKIMTLFVTSHYKNTPNDLIMILDSQQHHLFVLLSGNVDCNNLSPEAVDELDIYGVLHCAIDGIVNPRAGRRLVKLQDIVKGVQKQSERNGERSGERDGQRNGERNGQRNGERNSDQGLNEDSKQRDLSDGCTTSGQTGAPAAAKHPLPNEFEGNLMPYLVSEHFDYYFYSYIGIRVVRISVHPSIQNLNYGSQFLRKLLDYYSLYNGPAREAAAPYRENVILYRCSGGSGERGGDVDGDGDGADARIFFDKQLSHVDYVGTCFGLTKGLLIFWQKNSFIPVYLKQQRNEITGEFSLLMLRHLNQNLKKIFTNFYLDFVRSFCSLLPYSFKRLESFVVFNLLHNNPIILASPTRDELLLPRGKPKGGEAGEEGEEAGEAEEVGDDGEEVSVENGLLSLREGPFQDDDADHYACFYDDQLLSHENLFYFFHPNDICRLKRFVMESKPFSDILYLMQTVANLILFRKVPIQLTFLEYTILYAVSLQKKNCQEISDEISINVNQTVALLRKVLHRFYTYLTDLMQKDIEKKVEAQFSQKLHKQKKRARQVELPSGEYIDELNRNTRMVTKKNKKEKRALLREFNLSGTVKRKQINIKTNDDADPPKDEVTT; translated from the exons atgaagaaaaaagtggacgGACGAATCAAGGCCCTAGTAGAGAACAATGTAGCACTAGGGCAGCGGAGTATGTTCCTGGTGATAGGAGACCAGGGAAAAAACGTTGtggtgaatttttatttcctgttGAATCGGTTAGCTAGCAGGACACACAACATACTTTGGTGTTATAAGAAAAAGCTGGATTTCTCcacaagcaaaaaaaaacgatttaaagaaatgaagaaaaaaataaaaaaaggtacctTTGACACAACCATCGATAACAATTTTGATACGTTTCTAAAAAGTGCATATATTCGATTCTGCTTCTACAACGAGACGAAAAAGGTATTAGGGAAGACCTACTCCATGTGTGTTCTTCAGGACTTCTCCTACATAACaccaaatattttatgtaggTGCATAGAGACAGTAATCGGAGGAGGAATCATCCTCTTCCTCTTAAATAAACTAGACGATGTGAAGAACATCTACAACTTAACCCTAAACTGTCATAAGAAATACACACAGAGTGGTATTTCCACCATTCACAATAATTACATAAcgagattttttctttccctgaATCAGTGTCGCAATGCTATGTTTATTGATGACGAAATGAATATCTTACCCTTGAATGAGAATCACTTGGAAGTGAAGAAGGTGGTGGTAGGAGAGTCACAACAAGGAGATGTTAGTGTGAGTACCTTTCGTGTGGCCACGTTGGGGGGGCACTTGTGCCCTGATAAAGAGGAACTACGGGAGAGGTTGGCTGAGTTGGAAGCCATTTGCGAGGAAAACGAGAAGAGGGCGGAGGAGCGCCGCCGCTTCTTGTACTCCGCGCGGGTTTGCGCGGCGGGGGAAGAAGACAGCAAGGAAGTCGGCAGGGAGGCCGGCAGGGAGGCGGCCAAACAAACCGGCAGGGAGGCGGCCAAACAAACCGGCAGGGAGGCGGCCAAACAAATCGGCAGGGAGGCGGCCAAACAAATCGGCAGGGAGGCGGCCAAACAAACCGGCAGGGAGGACGGCAGAGAACCCGCCAAACAAATTGCAAACTCCGGGACGGAGGCAGACGCCAACCCGTACTCCTTCCTGGACAGACCCATCATGAACCTCCTGCGGATCTGCCTGAGCATCGACCAGCTGGAGGTCCTGCTCAACATGTGCAAGTTGCTACGCAATGACGATGAGAAGAAAAGACAGCTAAAGGAAGTGCTCATCAGTCTGCTAGCCAACCGAGGAAGGGGGAAGTCCGCCACGCTGGGGTTACTAATCGCCCTAAGTATCTACTTCAACTACACCAACCTGATTCTTTGCTCCGGAAACAAAGACGGAATGCAAACCATATATGATTTTATTGACCAAGGACTCCACCTTCTCGGATACAAAGAGTTCACACATTACGAGAGAGTCTACAACCAAAGCAAGCTAAAAgagataatattttttaaggatATACATAACCTAAGTAATATAAAGCAAAGAATTCGATACTTCGACATCCTGGAGGATGAAATGATCAACTCAGAACTGATGATCATAGATGAAGCTGCTTGTATTCCtattgatattttaaaagggaaaatcaAAGGGGAGATTACTATCCTGTCGACTACTCTTAACGGTTACGAAGGGACAGGAAAGACCTTCATATTTAAGTTGCTCAAacagttaaagaaaaaatttgttaccCAGTTGACGTATCAGGAGTTTAAGCAAATGAAGAGACTCTACTTCGAGAGAGCATTCATCGATGTATCTTTGGACACACCTATAAGGTACAGTTACAACGACCAGGTAGAGGCATGGCTAAATAACTTCCTCTGTCTTAATTGCAACGAACCATTCAAACTCAGAAACTCACTCTGCTCTCCTACCAACTGTCAGCTCTactttgtaaataaaaacatattcAAGCATTTCAGCAAAACGAGTGAAAATTTGCTCAGAAAAATCATGACACTTTTTGTTACTTCGCATTATAAGAATACACCAAATGACTTAATCATGATTCTGGATTCTCAACAGCACCACTTGTTTGTCTTGCTTAGTGGAAACGTAGACTGTAACAACCTCTCCCCGGAGGCAGTGGATGAACTGGATATATACGGAGTGCTGCATTGCGCCATCGATGGTATTGTAAACCCACGCGCGGGGAGACGCCTGGTCAAGCTGCAGGATATCGTGAAAGGAGTGCAGAAGCAAAGTGAGAGGAATGGCGAGAGGAGTGGCGAGAGGGATGGCCAAAGAAATGGCGAAAGGAATGGCCAAAGAAATGGCGAAAGAAATTCTGACCAGGGCCTAAATGAGGACTCCAAACAGAGGGACCTCTCAGATGGCTGCACCACAAGCGGACAAACGGGAGCCCCCGCCGCGGCGAAGCACCCGCTGCCCAACGAATTCGAAGGCAACCTGATGCCCTACCTAGTCAGCGAGCACTTCGATTACTACTTCTACAGCTACATAGGAATAAGGGTGGTGCGCATCTCTGTCCACCCGTCCATACAAAACTTGAATTACGGCTCGCAGTTCTTAAGGAAGCTCCTCGACTACTACAGCCTGTACAATGGGCCGGCTCGGGAGGCTGCCGCGCCCTACAGGGAGAACGTCATTCTGTACCGCTGCAGTGGAGGAAGTGGTGAACGGGGCGGGGACGTGGACGGGGACGGGGACGGGGCAGATGCGCGCATCTTCTTCGACAAGCAGCTCAGCCACGTCGACTACGTGGGCACTTGCTTCGGACTGACCAAGGGGCTGCTCAtcttttggcaaaaaaacagCTTCATCCCCGTTTACCTCAAGCAGCAGAGGAACGAAATAACAGGAGAGTTCAGTCTACTCATGTTAAGACATCTAAATCAAAatctcaaaaaaatatttacgaaCTTCTACCTTGACTTCGTTCGTAGCTTCTGCAGCTTGCTCCCCTACTCCTTCAAACGGCTAGAGTCGTTCGTTGTGTTCAATCTGTTGCATAATAACCCAATCATATTGGCTAGTCCCACGCGCGACGAGCTCCTCCTCCCCAGGGGGaagccaaaggggggggaagcaggggaagaaggggaagaagcaggagaagcggaagaagtaGGAGACGACGGAGAAGAAGTAAGCGTAGAGAACGGATTGCTCTCCTTACGGGAGGGCCCCTTCCAGGATGACGACGCGGACCACTACGCCTGCTTTTATGACGACCAACTACTCAGCCATgaaaaccttttttatttctttcaccCCAACGATATATGCCGACTGAAGCGGTTCGTCATGGAGTCTAAGCCCTTCTCGGACATCCTGTACCTCATGCAGACCGTTGCTAACTTAATTCTCTTCCGGAAGGTCCCCATCCAGCTCACCTTCCTGGAGTATACCATCCTCTACGCTGTGTCCCtccaaaagaaaaactgcCAAGAAATATCAGACGAGATAAGCATCAACGTGAACCAGACCGTCGCCCTCCTGCGCAAGGTTCTGCATCGCTTCTACACCTACCTCACG GATCTCATGCAAAAggacatagaaaaaaaagtggaggcGCAGTTCAGTCAGAAACTCCACAAGCAGAAGAAGCGTGCGCGCCAGGTGGAGCTCCCCTCGGGGGAATACATCGATGAGCTGAATAGGAACACCCGTATGGtgacgaagaaaaacaagaaggagaagcgagCCCTCCTGCGCGAGTTTAACCTATCAG GAACCgtgaaaaggaagcaaatcAACATCAAGACAAACGACGACGCTGATCCCCCCAAGGACGAAGTCACCACCTGA
- a CDS encoding dihydrolipoamide acetyltransferase (putative) produces MGDGSEAKVGDILGILTTEKDEEVEARSDDSPAGATGERESSQGEQIDAVAQGSTTGIEADSVTDSEAHSVTDSVTDSAHAQTAQLQTGDQKIFVPFVSSKRNRARISKWTRKKNDYIHKDEILFHVEDDKSTIEVESPCNGIVKQIFIEEGQFADLDKPVAIISPREVRPARDVQLVNEENIVRHYQEAVSGTREGKLLLQNMSASDKRTMEERLLLNCDKYNNLSGNFFSSQDDGTPGKGSTDQKRDTPPPKGRDAPIVLPSAAEMMEQNKLTPADIK; encoded by the exons ATGGGAGATGGAAGTGAAGCCAAGGTCGGGGACATCCTTGGCATTCTGACCACGGAGAAAGACGAAGAAGTGGAAGCTCGTAGTGACGACTCCCCCGCGGGAGCCACCGGGGAGAGGGAGAGCTCGCAAGGGGAACAGATAGACGCCGTCGCGCAGGGAAGCACCACAGGGATAGAGGCAGACTCAGTGACAGACTCAGAGGCACACTCCGTGACAGACTCAGTGACAGACTCAGCCCACGCACAGACTGCACAGCTACAAACAGGTgatcaaaaaatatttgtccCCTTCGTAAGTAGCAAACGGAACAGAGCGAGGATAAGTAAATGGactcgcaaaaaaaatgattacatCCACAAGGACGAAATCCTTTTCCACGTTGAAGACGATAAAAGTACCATCGAAGTGGAGAGTCCCTGTAAcg GCATCGTTAAACAAATATTCATCGAAGAAGGACAGTTCGCAGATTTGGACAAACCGGTGGCGATCATCTCCCCCAGAGAGGTACGGCCCGCACG GGACGTCCAACTCGTAAACGAAGAAAACATTGTGAGGCACTACCAGGAAGCCGTCAGCGGCACCCGGGAAGGAAAGCTTCTGCTGCAAAACATGAG CGCCTCCGACAAGCGAACCATGGAAGAGCGGCTCCTTCTAAACTGCGATAAGTACAACAACCTTTCGGGGAACTTCTTCAG TTCGCAAGACGATGGGACACCTGGGAAAGGCTCAACAGATCAGAAGCGGGACACG CCGCCCCCCAAAGGGAGAGACGCCCCAATTGTGCTGCCCTCCGCAGCGGAGATGATGGAACAGAACAAGCTAACCCCAGCAGACATTAAGTAA
- a CDS encoding ADP-ribosylation factor (putative), giving the protein MGLFVSRLFNRLFQKKDVRILMVGLDAAGKTTILYKVKLGEVVTTIPTIGFNVETVEFRNISFTVWDVGGQDKIRPLWRHYYSNTDGLIFVVDSNDRERIDDAREELHRMINEEELKDAIILVFANKQDLPNAMSAAEVTEKLHLNTIRERNWFIQSTCATRGDGLYEGFDWLTTHLNNSK; this is encoded by the exons ATGGGGCTCTTCGTTAGTAGATTATTTAATCGCCTCTTTCAGAAAAAGGACGTTCGAATTTTGATGGTAGGCTTGGACGCAGCGGGGAAGACTACCATCCTGTACAAGGTTAAGTTGGGCGAGGTTGTCACGACTATCCCGACGATAG GCTTCAACGTCGAAACGGTGGAATTTCGGAACATCTCCTTCACGGTGTGGGACGTCGGAGGACAGGATAAG ATAAGACCCTTGTGGAGACACTACTATTCCAACACGGATGGGTTAATTTTCGTCGTGGACAGTAATGACCGGGAGAGAATTGACGACG CGAGAGAAGAACTACACAGGATGATCAACGAGGAAGAACTGAAGGATGCCATAATCCTGGTGTTTGCGAACAAGCAGGATTTGCCGAATGCCATGTCTGCGGCCGAAGTGACGGAGAAGCTGCACCTGAACACGATCCGGGAGAGGAACTG gtTCATTCAATCCACGTGCGCAACGAGGGGCGACGGACTCTACGAGGGATTCGATTGGCTCACCACgcatttaaataattcaaag